Proteins encoded by one window of Amaranthus tricolor cultivar Red isolate AtriRed21 chromosome 4, ASM2621246v1, whole genome shotgun sequence:
- the LOC130811519 gene encoding glycine-rich protein 2-like — MAERESGIGNEGEGDKLKGTVKWFNGWKGFGFITPDLETENENEKEDVCDDVFVHQTCIIFDGFRTLYDGQRVEFKVEFAEDGRSRAIDVVPLGRRRRTGVVECYNCGRFGHFARDCYAHPSAPAGGDDVRPRGRGRGRGRRGGGGRGGGGRLDCFNCGEEGHFARDCTN, encoded by the coding sequence ATGGCAGAAAGGGAGAGTGGAATCGGCAATGAAGGAGAAGGAGATAAACTAAAAGGAACAGTCAAATGGTTTAATGGTTGGAAAGGGTTTGGCTTTATTACTCCTGATTTAGAaactgaaaatgaaaatgaaaaggaagatGTTTGTGATGATGTGTTTGTTCATCAAACATGTATAATATTTGATGGATTCAGGACACTTTATGATGGTCAAAGAGTGGAATTTAAGGTGGAGTTTGCTGAGGATGGAAGAAGTAGAGCCATTGATGTGGTTCCTTTAGGGAGACGACGTCGTACTGGAGTTGTTGAGTGTTACAATTGTGGCAGGTTTGGTCATTTTGCTAGAGATTGCTATGCTCATCCATCTGCACCTGCTGGTGGTGATGATGTAAGACCTCGTGGAAGAGGGCGTGGTCGTGGAAGAAGAGGCGGCGGTGGCCGAGGAGGTGGTGGAAGATTGGATTGCTTTAATTGTGGGGAAGAAGGTCATTTTGCCAGGGACTGTACCAATTGA